Proteins encoded together in one Epinephelus lanceolatus isolate andai-2023 chromosome 4, ASM4190304v1, whole genome shotgun sequence window:
- the tmprss2 gene encoding transmembrane protease serine 2 has product MTTNPYANSGPGFIHEGDVRKPRPPSRKDVKPQYVHHLTPQPPPEISPSIPSNKGVKQRCVKFTVAAVISLLLLLLVAGILLAYYYSSSCMHGVQCGDVGCVWESQWCDGVTDCPAGQDEANCVRLHGSSFLLQVYSTQSKNWRTVCSHGWSDQQGRASCQQVGYSRGTYLKSGQQKTDSDEGFLQVKSNFNPEASILQQLVLSNTCPNNSVVTLQCTDCGSGMNSSRASGGQLASPGAWPWQVSLQVAGFHRCGGAIISPYWIVTAAHCVARTSSPADWAVYAGIVDPLGTLFNPAYSVSHIIAHEGFNSVTRRNDIALMRLSKPLDITASSNIGPVCLPNVDVNISVPQKGWITGFNRTINGDSGSPHLMEAQVSLIDTADCNSSIAYNGRISQDMLCARGTEAVADMCHADSGGPLVSLKDGVWWLVGDSIWGGHCTEQNKPGVYGNITYFLDWIYRQMRKHQDD; this is encoded by the exons ATGACCACTAATCCG TATGCGAATTCAGGTCCTGGTTTCATCCATGAAGGCGATGTGAGGAAACCTCGTCCACCCAGCCGAAAAGATGTTAAGCCTCAGTATGTTCATCATCTGACCCCACAACCCCCACCTGAGATCAGTCCCTCCATTCCCAGTAACAAAG GTGTAAAACAGAGGTGTGTGAAGTTCACTGTGGCCGCTGTGATctccctgctgctcctcctgctggTGGCTGGAATCCTCCTCGCTTATTACT ACTCCTCGTCCTGTATGCACGGTGTGCAGTGTGGTGACGTTGGCTGTGTGTGGGAGTCCCAGTGGTGTGACGGAGTGACGGACTGTCCCGCAGGCCAGGATGAAGCTAACTGTG TAAGGCTGCATGGCTCCAGTTTCCTGCTCCAGGTTTACTCCACTCAGAGTAAAAACTGGAGGACTGTTTGTTCTCACGGCTGGAGCGACCAGCAGGGGAGAGCGAGCTGCCAGCAAGTTGGATACAGCAG GGGCACATATTTGAAATCAGGCCAACAGAAGACTGACTCTGATGAGGGATTCTTACAAGTGAAGTCTAACTTCAACCCTGAGGCATCCATACTGCAACAGCTCGTGCTCAG CAACACCTGTCCCAACAACAGCGTGGTGACACTGCAATGTACTG ATTGTGGGAGTGGGATGAACTCCAGCAGGGCCTCAGGGGGTCAGTTGGCCTCTCCAGGGGCCTGGCCGTGGCAGGTCAGCCTGCAGGTTGCAGGCTTCCACCGCTGTGGAGGAGCCATCATCTCCCCCTACTGGATAGTCACTGCAGCACACTGTGTGGCCCG TACCTCCAGCCCGGCAGACTGGGCTGTGTATGCTGGGATAGTGGATCCACTGGGCACTCTGTTTAACCCTGCGTACTCTGTGAGCCACATCATAGCCCACGAAGGCTTCAACAGCGTCACGCGCAGGAATGACATCGCTCTGATGAGGCTCTCTAAACCTCTGGACATCACAG CCTCCAGTAACATCGGACCTGTGTGCCTCCCAAATGTTGATGTAAACATCTCCGTGCCTCAGAAGGGCTGGATTACAGGATTCAATCGAACAATAAACGGAG ACTCTGGCTCTCCACAcctgatggaggctcaggtctCTCTCATAGACACTGCAGACTGCAACAGCTCCATCGCCTACAACGGCAGGATATCACAGGACATGTTATGTGCCAGAGGGACGGAGGCAGTGGCCGACATGTGCCAC GCTGACAGCGGCGGCCCTTTGGTGTCCCTTAAGGATGGAGTATGGTGGCTCGTAGGGGACAGTATCTGGGGGGGACACTGCACTGAGCAGAACAAACCAGGTGTTTATGGCAACATCACCTATTTCCTGGACTGGATCTACCGTCAGATGAGG AAGCATCAAGATGACTGA